CGGGCTCGGCTTCGCGGGGGACGGGCACGGGGACGACGGACGCGAACCTGCTGCTCATCTCCAGCCACCAGCTCGGCCGTGTCGCGATGGACCTGAACGCGGGATACACGCGGCGCGGCGGAGACGGGACCGTAGCCCCGAAGTCGTCCACCGTGTGGGCGGCATCGTTCGGGTCGCAGCTGGTGGGGCCGCTCGGGATGGTGGCGGAGGTGTTCGGCTACCCCGGCACGTCGGGGCCTGCGGGCTCCGGCCCGGCGGAAGGGCTGATCGTCGGGCCCACGTTCAAGCCGCGGCCGTGGCTCGTCATCGACGCGGGCGTGATGCGCAGGCTGGACGGCGAGGGGCCGAACGCCGTCTACGCGGGCCTCGTCTACAACGTCGGCCGGCTGCCGGTTCGCGGGGCCGCGCCTCCGCTCGCCCGCACCGCATCGGCCAGCGGGAGGCTGCGCGCTGCGCCCTGACGCGTCGAACGAGGCCGCGCGACGCCGCATCTCCGGGACGGATTTCAGGAGATGCGTGGCGGGTCGGCATCGCACGGTTCGGAAGAGGGCGGAGGATGCGCATCTTCGACCGAATCGACTGCTTCTCGGGCGATATCGGGCTGCTGCGCATCTACCGAACAACCCGTCGTTGGCCCGGCGCGAGACAGGATGCGGGGCGCGATGTTTGCCGCGGGCGGGGCGGGGAGGTAGGTTCGGCGCACGCGGTCCGAGCGGGGCGCGGCGAACACAGGCACGGGAGAGCGACGTGAGCGACGAGCAGATGACGAAGACGGCCTCGGGCCTCCAGTACCGCGACGAGGCGGCAGGCAGCGGCCCCGCGGCCAAGGCGGGCGACAACGTGCAGGTGCACTACACGGGCACGCTGGAGAACGGCAAGAAGTTCGACAGCAGCCGCGACCGCGGGCAGCCGTTCGAGTTCCCGCTGGGCGCCGGCCGCGTGATCCGCGGGTGGGACGAGGGCGTGGCGGGCATGCAGGTGGGCGGCAAGCGGAAGCTGGTGATCCCCGCCGAGCTGGGCTACGGCTCTCGCGCGATGGGGCCCATCCCCGCCAACTCGGTGCTGCACTTCGACGTGGAGCTGCTCGGCATCGGCTGAGCCGCACTGCAGGGCGGAGATGTACCAAGGGCCGGAGATCGCGCGATCTCCGGCCCTTGTTGCTCGGCGGACGTGATTCCGGCAAGCGTGTCAGCGCATCCTCATCCACACGCCGCCCGCGATGGAGAGCACCAGCACGACGAGGGCGATGGTGAAGAAGGCGACCACGCCGCGGCGCAGCGGCCCGCCTTTCCGCGGGCGTGCGGCCCAGCCCAGCTCGCGCACGGGGCCGCCCATGGGCACGCCGAGCGCCCAGACCGTGACGGCCGCCATCTGCAGGCGCTGCGCCGTGGTGGGATGTGCGCCCGCCATCGCCGCGCCGAGGGAGCCCAGGAAGACCAGCGCGGCGGCGAGGAGCACCAGCAGCCCGGGGCGCCCCCACCGCTGGTGCACGACCACGGCGGCGGCGGAGAAGGGGACGCCGAACATCACGTAGACGACGAGGACGGAGAGGAAGAACACGCCCACGGCGCGAGGATCGGATGGCATTGGATGGCGTGAGGGCGGATGGATGCGCGGCGGGCGAGCCGTTCGGGAGAGACGGCTCGCCCCGCCCGGCTACTGCTTGCAGGTGCCGTGCAGGTCCGGCAGCGGATGGTCGCGGACGATGCGGTGGTCGCGGTCGGCGACGGCCAGCGCCACGTCGCGCACGAAGCTCCCCACCAGCGCCATGTGGTCGTAGTCGATGTACTGCGGCTCGTCGGTCACCTCGTGGTAGTCGCGGTGGTAGCCGAGCGAGAAGAAGGTGATGGGGATGCCGTAGCGCGCGTACATGTAGTGGTCGCTGCGGCAGTAGCGGTTGTACGGGTGCCCCGGCGCGTCGAACTGGTAGTCCAGCGCCATGGGCTGCGCGCGGTGCACGTTCAGCGTGTCGATGATGTCGCCCAGCTCGGTGGAGAGCCGCCGCGACCCGATGATCTCCAGCGAGCGCGGCCCGCCGCCGGAGATGTCCTCCGCGCGGCCGCGGCCCACCATGTCCATGTTGAGCTGCGCCACGATCGAGTCGCGCGGCACCGTGGGATGGTCGGTGAAGTGCTGCGAGCCGTACAGCCCCAGCTCCTCGCCCGTGTGCCAGACGAAGAGGATGGAGCGCCGCGGCTTGCGAGGCGCCGACGCGAGCGCCTGCGCGATCTCCATCACCGTCACGGTGCCCGAGCCGTCGTCGTCCGCGCCGTTGTAGATGGAGTCGCGGCGTGGGGCGTGGGCGCGGTGCAGCGAGTCCTGCAGCACGGCGATGCGCGCCGCCTGGGCCGGCGTAGGCGCGGAGTCGTCCGCGTTGCCGCCGTCCGGGCGCATCACCCAGTCGTACGCGCGCAGCGAGTCGTGGTCCACCGCCTCGTCCGCCAGGCCCAGGTGGTCGTTGTGCGCGCCGATGGCCACGTACTCCCCGCGCACCGCCGGGTCGCGCCCGCGGAGGACGGCGACCACGTTGCGCGCAGGCGCCTCGGTGGGGAAGTCGCCGAAGCGGACGGAGGCAGCCACGGTCTTCCCCGCGGCACCCGGGCGGAGGCCGGCGAGCGGGGCGCCCAGCAGCCGCTCCGCCGCCGTGTTCGACACCAGCATCCCCAGCGGCGCCGCGGCGGACGAGTCTTCCGGCTCCACGAGCGCGGTCTGCGGCTGGTTGATGTAGTCCATCAGCCCGCCGGGCGCGACCTCCAGCGCGGCGATGGCGACGCCGGCGGCGCGCGGCCAGCGGTCCAGCCCGCCGTTGCCCCAGAAGCGCGGGTTCGGCTGGCCGTTCGCGCCGAGTGGGGGAAGGACGACCACGAGCTTGCCCGCAGCCTGCTCCGGCGTGATCGTCTCGCCGCCCAGCCTGCCGCCGAAGACGACGGGCACGGCCGCGCCCTGCATCGCCCGGCCGAAGGGGAAGTATCCGGATAGCGCGGGGATGGGCACGTACTCGGTCCCCAGCGCCAGTGGGGCGCCGTCGACCCGGAGCGCGCCGGCGGGGTCGAGCCGCCGGTTGAGGATGGGCACAGTCTGGAAGAACGTGCCGTTCTCGCCCGCGGGCTCCAGACCCATGGCCCGCGCCTGGGCGGCGATGTACTGCGTCACCTTGAAGTTGCCCACGGAGCCCGCGCGGCGCCCCATCATGCTGTCGTCGGCGATGATGTAGAGGCGCGTCATCAGGTCGCCGGGGGTGATGGCGGCCACGGTGGGGCGCGGCGCGTGCTTCAGCGGCAGCTCGCGCGGCGCCTGCGCGCTTGCGGACGCGGCGGCGAGCACGGCCGCCAGGCCCGCGAGTGCGGGCGGGAAGACTCGGTTCAGGGCCACGGAACGGCTCCGGAGCGGAAGGGTGCACGGCGGGAGACAGCGGAAGATACGCTCCCGCCGCCCGCCCGCAAAACGATGTCCTCGCCCCGTCGGCCGACGGGGTGGACCGGTGAACGACGAGCCCAGGTATCGACCCTGCGGCGGAGCCGGACGTGCAGACCGATGCGGCCGATGCACATCCATCGATACCGCACGTGCTGGTGCGTTGTATCGTACGCAGCACGGCTGCGATGATCGTTGCCCATCGTCGGGATCAGTGCCTAGATTATGGACTCCAAGCGCGCGCATCTCCGTCCCGGCTCGCCGTCCCCGCTCGTGCGTGGAGCACCACCATGAACGGCTTCGCATCTCCCGTCCTTTCCCTGCTCGCCGCCGCCGTCCTCGGGATCGCGGCCGCGTCGCGCGCCACCCGTTCTCCCGCGGCGGACGAGCCGTCCACCCCGGCTTCGGTAGATGCGGCGCAGGGCGGGCCGTCGGGCACGCTGGTGGTGCT
This Longimicrobiaceae bacterium DNA region includes the following protein-coding sequences:
- a CDS encoding transporter — translated: MRAKMRLPAAGLCGLLAIPAALAAQEADPHEVQPERPTVATHAGTVATGWVELETGVEADRFAGGGRQLETPTNLKIGLAKRVQLNLSGTWLRLSGGGAAAESGVGDVAVGVKWRLLDGAPVLGDFAVLPSVKLPAGSASRGTGTGTTDANLLLISSHQLGRVAMDLNAGYTRRGGDGTVAPKSSTVWAASFGSQLVGPLGMVAEVFGYPGTSGPAGSGPAEGLIVGPTFKPRPWLVIDAGVMRRLDGEGPNAVYAGLVYNVGRLPVRGAAPPLARTASASGRLRAAP
- a CDS encoding M28 family peptidase translates to MALNRVFPPALAGLAAVLAAASASAQAPRELPLKHAPRPTVAAITPGDLMTRLYIIADDSMMGRRAGSVGNFKVTQYIAAQARAMGLEPAGENGTFFQTVPILNRRLDPAGALRVDGAPLALGTEYVPIPALSGYFPFGRAMQGAAVPVVFGGRLGGETITPEQAAGKLVVVLPPLGANGQPNPRFWGNGGLDRWPRAAGVAIAALEVAPGGLMDYINQPQTALVEPEDSSAAAPLGMLVSNTAAERLLGAPLAGLRPGAAGKTVAASVRFGDFPTEAPARNVVAVLRGRDPAVRGEYVAIGAHNDHLGLADEAVDHDSLRAYDWVMRPDGGNADDSAPTPAQAARIAVLQDSLHRAHAPRRDSIYNGADDDGSGTVTVMEIAQALASAPRKPRRSILFVWHTGEELGLYGSQHFTDHPTVPRDSIVAQLNMDMVGRGRAEDISGGGPRSLEIIGSRRLSTELGDIIDTLNVHRAQPMALDYQFDAPGHPYNRYCRSDHYMYARYGIPITFFSLGYHRDYHEVTDEPQYIDYDHMALVGSFVRDVALAVADRDHRIVRDHPLPDLHGTCKQ
- a CDS encoding FKBP-type peptidyl-prolyl cis-trans isomerase is translated as MSDEQMTKTASGLQYRDEAAGSGPAAKAGDNVQVHYTGTLENGKKFDSSRDRGQPFEFPLGAGRVIRGWDEGVAGMQVGGKRKLVIPAELGYGSRAMGPIPANSVLHFDVELLGIG